Genomic DNA from Clostridium sp. BJN0013:
ACCTTGTTATGGAAAAACTTTTTATTGGAAAAACTATAGGTAAATATTACTGCACAGGTATTTAAAATCCATAGAGAAGTTAAAAGATCAAATTGAATTTTATATAAATTACCTATGTAAAAACCTATAAAAGCTATAATTCCCATTAAAAATCCGCCAGTTATAATAAATGTAAAATTATCTGTAACTATGCTTTTATCAATAGAAAAGTATGTATAGTCACCTTCTTCATCCTTATACTGATATATAAGAGCCAGAATAGATAAAAACATAAGTATGCTATTAAACCAAAAAGATTCTATAATAATATTGTTGACAATATGAAAATCAAACAAAAAACTTCCCATTAAAAATATTAAAAGAGCAAAATTACAACTTATAATATAGACAATTATTTTTTTAAACACTTTCATTATTTTTCTTGAATCCTCTATGGTACCTAAAATATTCATAAAATCTATATTATCAGTAAATATATCACATAATCTCTTTACTATTTTGCTTTTTGTATTGGTTATTCCCACATTAGATATTTTAAGAGCAGGTAAATCAGTAAGCTTCCATCCTGTTATGGCAGATACATATCCATAACCTTTTAATGCTTTTACTATCTGAACTTTATGTTTGGAATTTATTCTACAAAAAATATTAACTTTTTCTCCAATACGTTTAAATTCACTCTCTGTCATATTATCTATTTCCACTCCAGATAATATTTGCTGAAGTCTGGATACAATTTTCAATTTTTTTCCTATAGCCAAAGCTGTAAGTTTATTATCCTCTGTAATTATAATAGGTTTAATAGAAAGAGACAATGCCTTCTTAATAGAATCCACTGCATTTTCCTTTAACATATTGTCAAAGCCAATTAATCCCACGAACACCAGATTACTTTCAATATTCTCTTTAATACTAGGCTCATAATTAAAATTCCTATAGGCAAATCCTACCACATATAAGCATTCATTAGACATGCTAATATTCCAATCTTTTATAGCTTTTATATCTTCATCTGTTATCTCAACTTCTACACCATTTTTTAATATATGGGTACATCTGGCTATAATAGAATCCGGTGCCCCTTTTACATTAGCCCTATACTTTTTACTCATTTTATTTACAGTTGTCATTATACGCCTTTCACTGTCAAATAAAATTTGAAATATTCTATTATTGTCTTTATCCAATTCTCTTTTATAAATACCATTTTGTTGTCCGAACCTTACTAAAGCTAACTCTACTAAATTTTCTCTGGAATTTTCCACATCTGCTTTTACAGATCTAATATCATTACACAATATGCCTATATTTAACATTCTGTATAAACTTTTTCCCATATTTTCTTTTAAGATTTCCTCATTTACATCAATGAATCCATTACTGTCGTAAGCCTTTACAACTTCCATCTTATTTTTAGAAAAAGATCCTACTTTGTCTGTACAAATAGCTGAAACTCTTGAAAGCTTTTCTAAACTAGACAAATCCTTAAAAAAGACTTTCTTTTTTGCTAGCTTCTTAAATAATATAGTACCTGAAAATAAAATTATTATAATCATTACTTGAGGAATGGAACTTAAAAATATAATGGACAATTCTTCTAAATTACTATAAAAATTCTGTTTAAATATAAGAGTTAATATTAATTGAATGATAGAAAGAACTCCTATAGAAATTATAGTGAATATATTTAAAATTTTATGAAGTCTAAAGCCAAAAGATTTTTTTTCCTTTCCTTCTTCAATTAAAAGCTTTACCATATTGGCCACTTCTGTATCCATACCCACTGACACAACTATTCCTGTACCATCTCCTGAAACTACTGAAGAAGATTTAAACAATATATTTTTCATATCTGATAAGAGTAATTCTTTATCATCTATTTTAGATTCATACTTTTCAGAGATAAAATTCTCCCCTGTAACAGAGCATTCATCAACCTTTAAATCATTACTTTCTATAATCCTTATATCTGCAGGTATTCCCTCTCTTTGACCTACAATAACTATATCCCCTACCACCAGTTCTTCCGAAGGTACCTTTATCGTTCTTCCATTTCTTATTACTCTTGCCATGCCTGAATTTAATTTTCGTAATTCTTTAATGTTTTTCTCTTCTTTATACCTTTCAAGTGCTACACATAACATATTAAAAAACATAATAGCCAAAGATACAACTGCATATATAAACATATCCAAATATATAAATACAACTATACTTAAAATTAAAAATACAATCCAAATTTCTTTAAATTGTATAAACATAAAATAAAATAGCCCTTTGGTAGAAGGCATAATAATTTTATTTTTCCCATATTTTTCTCTGCGGAGCTCTACCTGATCATCATCCAGCCCATAATATACATTACTGTTTAATTCTCTTACTACTTCACTCCAAGAATGTCTATACCAATCAACCATACCTCAACACCTTCCCATATCAAGTGATTCTTAGGTTCATGTGAAATTTGCTTATAAAAAATGCTATTCTCCACCTAAATCTTAGAAGAACTTATCAAGTGGCGCAAGCAGTGCTTATCCCCCTTTTAAGAAGTTAGGGGTGTTAGCTAATTGCTGCATCCGGATAAACAAAATACTATTAAAAACATAAATCTAACTTATTTTCCTTTATTTCCAAATATTATTTATTACCTTATATAATAATCGATTTATAATATAATATACTTTAATGTATACCTAAAATAAACTGAACTTTTTAAATATATCGATGTAAATTTTGCATTGTATTTTAAATTCTCATAAACAAAATTTAATTATTAAAGGTATTGTAACCATAGAAAAAAGTGTAGACAAGGAAACTATAAATACGGAATATTGCCTTCCCTTATTAAAATTCTCTGCAAAAATTGAAGTTGTTGCACCTGCCGGCATAGCTTGCATTAAAATAAAAGTTTTCATAACCATAGAGTTTTCTTTAAAAAAAATTGAAACTATATACAAAACCACAGGTATAAATAAAAGCTTAATAAAAACCCCATAATACATACTTACATCATTAATAAGATTTTTAAAATTGGACTTTGATAATAAACTCCCTATTATAAGCATGGATATGGGAGTAGTTAGACCACCTACTGCTTTCATGGTATCCTGGATTACTGAAGGCACTTTTATAGAAAATATCATAATCAAAATTCCAATTAAAGCAGAGATTATTCCTGGATTTTTTAATATTTTGCCAAATTCCCGAATAGTCTTTATTTCACTAAACAACATTATTCCATAAGTCCATACAAAGATATTAAAAACCATATTGAATATAGATGCATATATAATTCCCTCATTTCCAAAAATACTTTGGGTTATAGGGAATCCCATAAAACCACAATTTGAAAATACCATGGCAAATTGAAGAACATCTCTCTTTTCCTTTTCAATTTTCATCAATAGAGGTTTTACTATTAAAGGAGTTATGGCAAATATAAGAATTGAATAAATAAATGCTTTTACTATATTACTTATTATATCCCTTTCATAAGTAAAACTAAAAGAAGATATAATTAAAAGAGGAAGTGTTACCTCTAATAATAATTTAGATAGTTGATTTGAAAAAGTTTCATCAATAATATCCTTTTTTCCACAATAAAAACCTATTACTGAAATTATAAATAAAGATGCTATTTGTTTAATTACTGTATTTAGTACCATACAATCCCCTTATGATAAATCATAATTTAAAATTTATTGCTTGAAAATATTATTTTTTATAATCCTCCGCCAATTTTTTAAATACCGGCAGTGCATTTACAATTTGCTGTGTCTCTACACAATAAGAAATTCTAACATGGCCAGGACATCCAAAATCATCTCCAGGTACCATTAAAAGATCATATTTTCTAGCCTTTTTACAGAATAAATTTGCATCAGTTTCTAAGGATTGAGGAAATAAATAAAATGCCCCTTGTGGTTCTACACATTTGTAGCCCATTTCTATTAATCCCTTATACAGTAGATTTTTATTTGTTTCATAGATTGAAATATCTGAAGTCTGACCCACACACTTCGCAACAACTTTTTGGAATAAACTAGGTGCATTAACATAGCCAAGTATTCTACCTGCACCACAAACAGCAGCATAAGTATCTTTAAAATTATCCATTTCACTAGGTACAACTATGTATCCTATTCTTTCTCCTGGCAGTGATAATGACTTACTATAGGAATAACAAACAAAAGTATTTTTATAATATTTAGTAATATAAGGCACTTCAACTCCTGCATATACAATTTCCCTATAGGGTTCATCAGATATTAAATAGATTGCATGTCCATATTCTTTAGATTTAACCTCTAAAATAGATACCAGCTTTAATATAGTATCTTCTGAATAAACAGCTCCTGATGGATTATTAGGCGAATTAACAATAACAGCTTTTGTTTTACTGTTAATTTTCTTTTCAAATTCTAAAAAATTAACTTGAAAATTTTCTGTGTTAGCAGGTACAACAATAAGCTTTCCTCCTGAACCCTGTTCTACAAAGCACTTATATTCTGGGAAAAATGGTGCAAAGGTAATAAATTCATCTCCTGGGTTGGTTAAAGCTTTAAAGCATATGCTTATAGATGCTGCAGCTCCTACAGTCATATATAAATTATCTTTAGTAAAATTTGTACCAAATCTTTTATTTATAGATTCAGCAATTACATCTCTTACATTATCATCTCCCTGTGCACTTGTGTATCCATGTACAGCGGTTGATTTTTCATGTTCCAATATATCTAAAATTGCACTTTTTACTGAATCCGGTGATGGAACATTAGGATTTCCAAGGCTAAAATCATATACCTTATCTCTCCCAACTATAGCTGCTCTTTTTTTACCAAATTCAAATATTTCTCTAATAGTAGATCTTTTATTTCCTAATTCCACCATATCTTTTGATAACATATTTTCTCCTCCATATACTATAAATAAAATTTTTATTCAACCTAAATATTTTAAGACAAATCATACCTCCAATTACCTTATATCTACCTTATCTTTTATTTTTTCTAAAGTTTTATCTCCTATTCTATCTATATTTTTTAAATCCTCCACAGATGAAAAACTTCCATTTTGTTCTCTATAATCTATAATTTTTTGTGCCATTACATCCCCTATGCCGGGTATGGTTTTTAATTCTTCTTTAGTAGCACTATTTATATTTATTTTAACATTTTCTGTTGTTTCTCCCTGCATTCCATTTTGTAATTGCAAATTTTCATTATCTAACTTTTTATCTACATATATATAATCTTCATCTTTTAACTTTTTAGCCAAATTCAGTTTATAACTATTAGCTTCATTTGTAAAGCCCCCACATGCTTTTATTAAATCTCCCACTCTACTGTCCTGTTCTAATTTATATACCCCAGGACTTTTAACCTCTCCATTTATATAAACAATTATATTATTGGAAGACTGTTCTACGACACTATCATTAGATTGTTCTTTAAATATATCTTCTTTACTACTAGATATATCATTTACTGATTTTGAATTAACATAAAATATTATTAAAAATAAACTAAGTATTATTAAAATCACAGCAGAACCTATAATCTTCTTCTTATACTTCATTATTTTCCTCCCATAATTTCATATTTCACATATTAATTCAAAATATGTGAAAATTAAATAATTTTATACAAAATCATGTAAATTTCATTATATTATAAGTTGAAATGGTTATAATTTAGGAATATATTGAACTTTACATACTTTGTAATTTTTAATAAAGTATATATTAATATATACAATTTATATTTAAATTATTGACAACTTTAAAAAAATTTGTCGCATATATATTATTTTTTTGATATAATATTTAATGATTATCTTAAAGGAGGAAAAAATGAAAAAAATAATCACATTTATATTATTTTTTCTAATTATCTGTTATACTAATCCCTATAACATTTATGCCAGTGAAACACTTCCTTCTGTTTCAGCTGATAGTGCAGTACTTTTAGATGCCACAACAGGTAAAGTTTTATATGCTAAAAATCCTGATTCCGCCTATCCCCCGGCATCCACTACTAAAATAATGACTGCACTTTTAACCTTTGAAAATGCAAATTTAAATGATAAAGTAATAGTTGGTAAAAATCCAACTCTTGTAGAGGGAACTAGAATAGGTCTTTATGAGGGTGAAGAATTAACTGTAAAAGATTTATTGTACGGTCTTTTGCTAGCCTCGGCTAATGATTGTGCAGAGGCATTAGCGGAATACATAGGAGATGGTTCCTCAAAGAAATTTGCCGTTGAAATGAACAAAAAGGCACATGAACTGGGCGCTTATAATACAAACTTTGTAAATCCCAGTGGACTATTTGATGAGAAACACAAAACTTCTGCAAAGGATTTAGCTCTTATAATGAGAGAATTATGTAAAAATCCTGAATACTCAAAAATCGCTACTACACCATATTATACCATCCCTCCTACCAATAAATCTCCTCGGGAAAGAGGTGTATGGAATGAGAATAGATTAATACAAACAAACTCCACTTATTATTACAGCGGTTGTGAAGGTGGTAAAACAGGATATACAACACAGTCTCTACACTCTTATGTATCTGCAGCTACAAGAAATGGTCAGCGTCTTATTGTAGCCCTGGTACACGACAAAAATAAAACTTTTTTCCCTGATTCCATATCTTTATTTAATTTTGGATTTGATAATTTCAGCCTTGTAAAATTATATTCAAAGGGAGATTTAGTTACAACTTATAATAAAAATAATCTCTCTGTACCACTGATTGCAGCTTCTGATTTTTACTATGTTAAAAATAAAAAGGACACAACTGTTCCCAGTTTCACTCTTAAAAATTCAAATTTATCAGTTAAGTTTTTTAATGCAGGAGAAGTGGTTGAAGAGGCTACCATATCTTTTAAAGGAAAAAATATAGGAAAATTAAATCTTTTAAGTAACTCTAGTCATTATGAAAAACAGACAATAGCTTCCACTCATGTAGAAAATATTATAAAAAATAAATACATATTTTTTATATCAATTATGGTTATATTAACTCTTATAATTTCTTTTACCATAAAAAAAATTATAGTTTCTAAATAAACTAATTTTATCCGAATGCTAGAATTAGCTAATACCCCCATCTTCTTCAAAGTGGGAGATAAGCACAGATAACGCATCTGGATAAGTTCTTCCCCTAAAGGATAACGTATTCTAAGTGCTAAAGACACTAAGAATACTGTTAATAAGGTTCAGATGGAAAAAAGCATTCCTCTATAACAAACTCTACCTGAACCTAAGAATCACTTGATCTACAATAAGGCATCCAAACTTAAAATACAAAGAGATGCCTTATTTTATTTGTTTTATTAAATTTAAAATATCCTCTGGAATATCAGCCTCTAATTCCAATACTTTATCTCCTCTAGGATGAGGAAACTTAAGTCTATAGGCATGAAGAGCCTGTCTATTTATATACCTGTTATCCTCTTCTATTCCATAAAGGGTATCTCCATATAGTGGATGGCCTAAATAACTTAAATGAACTCTAATCTGATGTGTCCTTCCAGTTTTCAACGTGAGCTTTAATATCTGATCAAATTTAAATTCTTCTATAACCTTATAATGCGTAACACTTCTTTGACCTCTTTTATCCACAATTCTTCTTATATCATCTCCTTCAGGTCTGTATATAGGCAAATCTATAATACCCTGTTTTTGTTTCATCTTTCCATGAATTACAGCAATATAGCTTTTTTCAAAATTTTCACTTTTCATATCTCTTGACAGACACATATGGGCAAACTGATTTTTTCCAACTATTATAAGTCCAGAGGTATCCATATCCAGCCTACTTACCAATCTAACTATACAATTTTCTCCATTTTTTTGAAAATAATAAATAAGCCCATTAGCTAAAGTTCCACTAGGATAGCTTCTTGTGGGATGGACTACCATTCCCGGTTTTTTATTTACTACTATTATATCCTTATCTTCATATACCACTTTTATATCCATTTTTTCTGCATCTATATTCTGAGACTCTTCT
This window encodes:
- a CDS encoding cation-translocating P-type ATPase, which produces MVDWYRHSWSEVVRELNSNVYYGLDDDQVELRREKYGKNKIIMPSTKGLFYFMFIQFKEIWIVFLILSIVVFIYLDMFIYAVVSLAIMFFNMLCVALERYKEEKNIKELRKLNSGMARVIRNGRTIKVPSEELVVGDIVIVGQREGIPADIRIIESNDLKVDECSVTGENFISEKYESKIDDKELLLSDMKNILFKSSSVVSGDGTGIVVSVGMDTEVANMVKLLIEEGKEKKSFGFRLHKILNIFTIISIGVLSIIQLILTLIFKQNFYSNLEELSIIFLSSIPQVMIIIILFSGTILFKKLAKKKVFFKDLSSLEKLSRVSAICTDKVGSFSKNKMEVVKAYDSNGFIDVNEEILKENMGKSLYRMLNIGILCNDIRSVKADVENSRENLVELALVRFGQQNGIYKRELDKDNNRIFQILFDSERRIMTTVNKMSKKYRANVKGAPDSIIARCTHILKNGVEVEITDEDIKAIKDWNISMSNECLYVVGFAYRNFNYEPSIKENIESNLVFVGLIGFDNMLKENAVDSIKKALSLSIKPIIITEDNKLTALAIGKKLKIVSRLQQILSGVEIDNMTESEFKRIGEKVNIFCRINSKHKVQIVKALKGYGYVSAITGWKLTDLPALKISNVGITNTKSKIVKRLCDIFTDNIDFMNILGTIEDSRKIMKVFKKIIVYIISCNFALLIFLMGSFLFDFHIVNNIIIESFWFNSILMFLSILALIYQYKDEEGDYTYFSIDKSIVTDNFTFIITGGFLMGIIAFIGFYIGNLYKIQFDLLTSLWILNTCAVIFTYSFSNKKFFHNKVSNLIIITSAFIQFVITAIISNFVILYNSIYLKIFLICILIWIIFCVFYKFQREEFV
- a CDS encoding AEC family transporter, which translates into the protein MVLNTVIKQIASLFIISVIGFYCGKKDIIDETFSNQLSKLLLEVTLPLLIISSFSFTYERDIISNIVKAFIYSILIFAITPLIVKPLLMKIEKEKRDVLQFAMVFSNCGFMGFPITQSIFGNEGIIYASIFNMVFNIFVWTYGIMLFSEIKTIREFGKILKNPGIISALIGILIMIFSIKVPSVIQDTMKAVGGLTTPISMLIIGSLLSKSNFKNLINDVSMYYGVFIKLLFIPVVLYIVSIFFKENSMVMKTFILMQAMPAGATTSIFAENFNKGRQYSVFIVSLSTLFSMVTIPLIIKFCL
- a CDS encoding pyridoxal phosphate-dependent aminotransferase, which gives rise to MLSKDMVELGNKRSTIREIFEFGKKRAAIVGRDKVYDFSLGNPNVPSPDSVKSAILDILEHEKSTAVHGYTSAQGDDNVRDVIAESINKRFGTNFTKDNLYMTVGAAASISICFKALTNPGDEFITFAPFFPEYKCFVEQGSGGKLIVVPANTENFQVNFLEFEKKINSKTKAVIVNSPNNPSGAVYSEDTILKLVSILEVKSKEYGHAIYLISDEPYREIVYAGVEVPYITKYYKNTFVCYSYSKSLSLPGERIGYIVVPSEMDNFKDTYAAVCGAGRILGYVNAPSLFQKVVAKCVGQTSDISIYETNKNLLYKGLIEMGYKCVEPQGAFYLFPQSLETDANLFCKKARKYDLLMVPGDDFGCPGHVRISYCVETQQIVNALPVFKKLAEDYKK
- a CDS encoding helix-hairpin-helix domain-containing protein translates to MKYKKKIIGSAVILIILSLFLIIFYVNSKSVNDISSSKEDIFKEQSNDSVVEQSSNNIIVYINGEVKSPGVYKLEQDSRVGDLIKACGGFTNEANSYKLNLAKKLKDEDYIYVDKKLDNENLQLQNGMQGETTENVKININSATKEELKTIPGIGDVMAQKIIDYREQNGSFSSVEDLKNIDRIGDKTLEKIKDKVDIR
- a CDS encoding serine hydrolase → MKKIITFILFFLIICYTNPYNIYASETLPSVSADSAVLLDATTGKVLYAKNPDSAYPPASTTKIMTALLTFENANLNDKVIVGKNPTLVEGTRIGLYEGEELTVKDLLYGLLLASANDCAEALAEYIGDGSSKKFAVEMNKKAHELGAYNTNFVNPSGLFDEKHKTSAKDLALIMRELCKNPEYSKIATTPYYTIPPTNKSPRERGVWNENRLIQTNSTYYYSGCEGGKTGYTTQSLHSYVSAATRNGQRLIVALVHDKNKTFFPDSISLFNFGFDNFSLVKLYSKGDLVTTYNKNNLSVPLIAASDFYYVKNKKDTTVPSFTLKNSNLSVKFFNAGEVVEEATISFKGKNIGKLNLLSNSSHYEKQTIASTHVENIIKNKYIFFISIMVILTLIISFTIKKIIVSK
- a CDS encoding RluA family pseudouridine synthase, with the protein product MEENKIVFKVKEEEQGLKLKEYLKKIQRFSGRLIRGAALSGRIEIDNKIVKLNHVLKSGDIISFNLVKEESQNIDAEKMDIKVVYEDKDIIVVNKKPGMVVHPTRSYPSGTLANGLIYYFQKNGENCIVRLVSRLDMDTSGLIIVGKNQFAHMCLSRDMKSENFEKSYIAVIHGKMKQKQGIIDLPIYRPEGDDIRRIVDKRGQRSVTHYKVIEEFKFDQILKLTLKTGRTHQIRVHLSYLGHPLYGDTLYGIEEDNRYINRQALHAYRLKFPHPRGDKVLELEADIPEDILNLIKQIK